In Clostridium sp. SY8519, one genomic interval encodes:
- a CDS encoding recombinase family protein, translating to MLRQATQNLITALYPRLSHEDELQGESNSISNQKRILETYAKQNGFTNLRWYTDDGFSGANFQRPGFQAMLADIEAGKVGTVIVKDMSRLGRNYLQVGFYTEMLFPQKGVRFIAVNDNVDSASEGMDNDFTPLRNLFNEWLVRDTSKKIKAVKKSKGMSGKPVTSKPVYGYVMDEDENFIIDEEAAPVVQQIYQLCLAGNGPTKIARMLTEQQIPTPGTLEYQRTGSTRRYHPGYECKWATNTVVHILENREYTGCLVNFKTEKPSYKVKHSIENPVEKQAIFENHHEPIIDKETWERVQELRKQRKRPNRYDEVGLFSGILFCADCGHVLYQQRYQNKDRKQDCYICGSYKKRTRNCTAHFIRTDLLTAGVLANLRQVTEYAAKHESRFVKLLVQQNEIGGKRKTAAAIKQLEQAQERISEISRIIKRLYEDNVNGKISDERFMELSADYEAEQAELKKRAAALQAELDKSQAATVNAEKFMGIVRKHLAFEELTPTLLREMIEKIVVHECSYDENGTRRQDIEIYYSFVGKIDLPE from the coding sequence ATGTTAAGACAAGCCACCCAAAACCTCATTACCGCCCTTTATCCGAGATTGTCCCACGAGGATGAATTGCAAGGCGAGAGTAATTCCATATCGAACCAAAAAAGGATACTCGAAACCTACGCAAAACAGAACGGCTTTACCAATCTGCGCTGGTACACCGACGACGGTTTTTCCGGCGCGAACTTCCAGCGGCCCGGATTTCAAGCCATGCTTGCGGACATTGAAGCCGGGAAAGTGGGTACGGTCATCGTCAAGGACATGAGCCGGTTAGGGCGAAACTACTTGCAGGTAGGGTTTTACACGGAAATGCTGTTCCCTCAAAAGGGTGTGCGTTTTATCGCTGTCAACGATAATGTGGACAGTGCCAGCGAGGGCATGGACAACGATTTTACCCCGCTGCGAAATCTGTTCAATGAATGGCTGGTGAGAGATACGAGCAAGAAAATCAAGGCAGTGAAAAAGTCAAAAGGCATGAGCGGCAAGCCTGTTACCAGCAAGCCGGTTTACGGCTATGTGATGGACGAGGACGAGAATTTTATTATAGACGAGGAAGCCGCCCCGGTGGTGCAGCAGATTTACCAGCTTTGCCTTGCCGGGAACGGCCCGACCAAGATTGCCCGTATGCTGACGGAGCAGCAAATCCCCACGCCGGGGACGCTGGAATATCAGCGGACAGGCAGCACCCGCCGTTATCACCCAGGCTATGAGTGCAAATGGGCGACCAACACCGTCGTTCATATCCTCGAAAACCGAGAGTACACCGGATGTCTGGTGAACTTCAAAACGGAAAAGCCTTCTTATAAGGTCAAGCACAGCATAGAGAACCCCGTCGAGAAGCAGGCCATTTTCGAGAACCACCATGAGCCGATCATCGACAAGGAAACATGGGAACGGGTGCAGGAGTTACGCAAACAGCGCAAACGCCCGAACCGCTACGATGAAGTGGGGCTGTTCTCCGGGATTTTGTTCTGCGCCGACTGCGGCCATGTGCTGTATCAGCAGCGGTATCAGAACAAAGACCGCAAACAGGACTGCTACATCTGCGGCAGCTACAAGAAGCGCACCCGCAACTGTACGGCGCACTTTATCCGCACCGATCTGTTGACCGCTGGTGTCCTGGCAAATCTCCGGCAAGTGACCGAATACGCAGCCAAGCATGAGAGCCGGTTTGTGAAACTACTTGTCCAGCAGAACGAGATCGGCGGCAAGCGAAAGACCGCCGCAGCCATCAAGCAGCTTGAACAGGCGCAGGAACGCATTTCTGAAATCAGCCGCATTATCAAGCGGCTGTATGAGGACAATGTAAACGGCAAAATCAGCGATGAGCGTTTCATGGAACTGTCGGCTGACTACGAAGCCGAGCAAGCGGAGCTGAAAAAGAGAGCCGCCGCCCTGCAAGCCGAACTGGACAAGTCACAGGCAGCTACCGTCAACGCCGAGAAATTTATGGGCATTGTCCGCAAGCACCTTGCCTTTGAAGAACTGACCCCCACTCTCTTGCGGGAAATGATCGAGAAAATTGTGGTGCATGAGTGCAGCTATGATGAGAACGGCACCCGCAGGCAGGACATTGAGATTTATTACAGCTTTGTCGGCAAGATTGACTTGCCCGAATAA